The genome window TGCAGGCAAATAAGTGATATTGTTTCATTAAGCAGCATGTCAAATTTAGTTATACAGTGCTCTTCTTTTGcattatatgtaatttaaaaatatgtctGGAGCTGAATTAGTGTCAAATGATGGTTTATCAGCGACTTTTCCAGATCATGAAAAAGACAAACTGTTTTATTCTTATTACTATATTAACTTGATAGACCATAAATTCAGCAATATAGGTCAGAAtatcaaatcaaaattataattagaaataGACCTACTTTTGTGTTAAATTGGTCGACAAATCTACTACATGCCTAAAATAGGTCAGTTCAGCTTTATGCAAGGTTGACCCAGTGATTATGATAGTGTACAATATATGCATGCAACttaatactaatattttatttccaGATAAGATAAGCAGAAGACTGTTActaattatttcaatatataagcTTGTATCATCTTAAGTTATATCTTATTGGACACTATCACTATTTAGTAAAAATGGTATCTGTATAATTCTACTTGTGTGATTAAATTGTTTACATATTTGGCATGACCAATACATAGTTTTAGCCTTTTTATGTTTACtacaatattaaatcattaatgaCTATTACAATTCTCAACCCTACTTGTGATACCTTTGGAATATAAATCACTTTACAGAAGAAACTCTGCCGACTGCTTTGTTTCATTATATAGGTTTTGTAACCCCCAAAATTCAGTACAACCTAGACATGAAATGGCTCTGGATGCTAATGGGAGAAGGCTTTTGGTGACATCTGGTTCAGTTAGAGCACCGATATATCAGGTAAATTCTCGCTGTTATTTGTCTCATTATATAGGTCCTGTAACCCCTACAACTCAGTAACTCACTACACAGCCTCTCGCCATATATTGGTCACGTATCGCTTGCCATAATGTAGTTTAGCATTCAAGATTATAACCACACAGCCAACCTTTTGTTTGGTGGGTCATAACAGCAAATTTGCCTCTTGATCCACAGGTTCGCGCTTATATGAATGGGCTGAGAACTCTTCCTCATAGTGCGGCGATAACCACTGTAGATTGGCACCCAACCTTGCCTATCTTTTTGACGGGGTCAGCCGATAATTCAGTACGAGTCACATCTATATCATAATGGCTTCTATTCCCAGTATTAGTAGGTTTACCTTCTATTGGTTGTCAGCTTCCGGTTTGCATAGGAAATCATCTCAATGTAATACCAGTAGTTTAAAAATGATGGAATTAGTAATTCACACGGTCATGTTACGTTTCTTGAATTTTCAAATGTTCACAAAACTATAGAAGTCATATAACAATCCAAAGAGCTTCATTTTATAGAACAGGAAGGTTTAGGTGGTTGGAAGAAGAAAGCTTACCTTGAAAGAAAACATATATTAATGTCTTTTTCTTGTACGAGGAATTCATTggaattttatatttcatatggTCTTCTCCtatctataacaaatctgtTTTACATGCATGTTCCAGAGTATCAAAACCTGTATATTGTGGTTTCTATCTGTTCAGCAGTGTTTTTTTAATTGTGAAATAGGACGTAAGTTTACCTCTGCTTATAGTTTCTGCTGTTCAGATGAAGGAGCTTATTTGGATATCAGCagagaagttaaaaaaaaaaaaaaaaaaaaaaacctgtgACATTCACATCCGCTAAATGTCATTTTGGGACATGGTGCTTTTTGGGGCATCTTTTAGGTTGTCTGTTGTAGATATCAACTTAGTAGACTGCTGTGCATATGTTAGGATGTTTTTTGAAGTTGTGTTAAAATTGTTATAGTGAAAGGACTTTAGTGTTGGGTATAAGCACAATTGCAAAATGATGGCTACTAGAATCCTTCGGCCTAGGTTTGAAGCTTGATATGAATATGATATGCTCTACATCGGGGACTTGCTGCGAAGGTTCGATATTCTGCTAAAATTTGGAGCCATTTGCTGCAAAATAGATAAATTTTGATCTGTGATGCAATCAAGGTGTTTTTCCCCACGCATGTTTATATTCCAGTCTTTTTGTCCGATCATAAAATGTgacttttcttaaaaaaaaaaaaaatgtgactTTTGAAATCAAGTTTTTTATGGCGGCAAATAAACAGAGTTAAACATTACTCGAGCTCGGCTGTTAAACGCTGGATTATGTTTGTTTACTAAAAGAACATGATCTGAAAATCAGTTcggttcataaaaaaaattgagctgAGTCTTTTGCCTGTTCGACTCGAGATCCGTTTGTTTAGTCCGACATTAGCTCTGTCCTTCTAATTTTCTTACGGTTTTTTTACTGCTTGGTAGACattttaatgtatatataaaatatatttctataatctatttttaatttttttatatatgtattaaaattttgttcaaaattttttaaaaaaaataatttgtgaaagcAAGAGCCAAATCCCCGTTTCAATGAAACAACCTTCGGAACAGATGGAGTAATATCATGCGTAGATGGTAGATGGCACTCCACGTCATTATACAAGCCAATTCTGTAATGTTTCATGTGCACCTAAACTTGTGATGTTTCTATCCGCatatttataacttataagtagcATTGTTTGATAAAGAAAAGGCTACTGGAAAAAGAAGTGATAAATGGATCTAGTTAATGTTTTACGCATGAATCCTGCTAATAGCAGATGTAGCTATGCCAAGAGCTCCATCCTTCAGGTCTCTTCCCATACATTTAAagattaattcaaatatatatatatagttcttACCATTTTGTGCTCTGCAGAAAAATGTGATGTTGCAGTCTAGAAAAGTTTCACAAGACAAGACACCATCGAGAGCTATGGCACCCACGGGTTCGCGGAATGCTTTAAGCTAGCTGATTTGGGTTGCTCTTCGGGACCTAACTCCTTGTTGTTCGTAAAAAATATTGTCGACATTGTCCATGCAGTGTGCCTGAAGAAAAATGTGAAAACGCCTGATGAGTTTCAAGTGTTTCTAAATGATCTCCCGAATAATGATTTTAATGCACTTTTGAAATTGACACCAGAGTTTAGTTCAATGCTTGAGAATGAGAAAGGTCTTGACAAGAATGTGAAGTGTTTTATATCAGGAGTGGCGGGTTCTTTCTACACAAGACTCTTTCCAAGTAAAAGCCTTCATTTTGTTCATTCTTCAAGTAGCCTGCACTGGCTCTCTCAGGTACTCATATTATCCTATATATCATAAAATTCGAATTTATAAAGTTGCATTTTGTTATGGTGTACACTAACAACTGAAGTTCAGGTTCCCGCAAATTTGCTGGATTCTAACAAAGGGAATATCTACATGGCAAAATCAAGCCCTCGAAGTGTTTATGAAGCATACTATTACCAATTTGAAAAGGACTTCACAGAATTTTTGCGTTTGAGATCTGAGGAAATGATTTCCAATGGCCGGATGGTACTGACACTCCCCGGAAGGAGCAGTGCA of Daucus carota subsp. sativus chromosome 3, DH1 v3.0, whole genome shotgun sequence contains these proteins:
- the LOC108212050 gene encoding benzoate carboxyl methyltransferase-like, with the translated sequence MDLVNVLRMNPANSRCSYAKSSILQKSFTRQDTIESYGTHGFAECFKLADLGCSSGPNSLLFVKNIVDIVHAVCLKKNVKTPDEFQVFLNDLPNNDFNALLKLTPEFSSMLENEKGLDKNVKCFISGVAGSFYTRLFPSKSLHFVHSSSSLHWLSQVPANLLDSNKGNIYMAKSSPRSVYEAYYYQFEKDFTEFLRLRSEEMISNGRMVLTLPGRSSADHTIKECFYIFKLLGNSLLDMSAEGILHEEDITSFNLPLYTPCTDELEAIIESEGSFSLDRFETSEVNWDMREEDEIMKSGESSDKLIAKTMRAITESMLASHFGDTFIEEIFERYAMLVAEHLSMVKTAYLFNIVVSLIRK